GGCTGTTGGGTCAACCTGGTCAACCCGACTGAGCCTGAAATCCAGCTTGTTTCAAAAGAACTTGGCATCGAGCCCAATTTCCTGCGGGATCCCCTGGACGAAGAAGAAAAAGCGCGTATTGAAAAAGAAGACAATATATTATTAATCATCGTGGATATTCCTATTCTAAATATCGAAGACAACGAATGTTATTTTGATACCATACCCCTTGGTATGATAGTTGTTGACGACAGTTATTTTGTCACCGTCTGTCTCAAAGAAAACCCTATCCTGAACGAATTCGCCCAAAACAGAATTAAAGGTTTTTTTACCTTTAAAAAAACCCGGTTTATTCTGCAACTGCTGTACCGAATAGCAACTTATTACCTGCGGTACCTGAAACAGATAAACCGGAAAACTGATGAAATAGAAAAACAACTGCACAAGTCTATGAAAAACCAGGAGCTGTTTTCTCTCCTGAACCTGGAAAAGAGTTTGGTTTATTTTACTACATCCTTAAGGGCTAACGAAATCGTCATGGAAAAATTGTTAAGGGGCGGTTTCCTGAAAATGTACCCGGAAGACGAAGATCTGATGGACGACACCATTATAGAAAATAAACAGGCCATTGAAATGGCTCATATATACAGCAACATTTTAAGCGGCATGATGGATGCTTTTGCGTCGGTTATCTCCAATAACCTAAATATGGTGATGAAATTTCTTACCTCGATAACCATAGTCCTCGCCATTCCAACCATGGTGGCAAGTTTTTTTGGCATGAATGTCAGTCTTCCGTTTCAGAACAATGAACACGCCTTCACCTTTATTATCCTTTTGACCCTGTTCGTTTCATTCGCAACAACCTTAATACTTGCCAAGCGAAAACTGTTTTAGTTTAATGGGAGCTCAAATGATTCCTCGCTCCAATTTTTCCAAGCCACTCAATTGTAGGGTTGGGTGGGCTCTCCGCTACCACGGAAACTTTATGCTGGAGAATGGCGGCAGGGTAGGAGGGTCTCCACTACCCGGGAGCTTGGTGCTGCAAACCCTTGCCGTTCAGGCAGCGTTCCCGAACTCGATGGCTTATATTGCAGTTTCGGCGGAAA
This genomic stretch from Thermincola ferriacetica harbors:
- a CDS encoding magnesium transporter CorA family protein, translating into MINIFKSSIDGQFHELDTFEKGCWVNLVNPTEPEIQLVSKELGIEPNFLRDPLDEEEKARIEKEDNILLIIVDIPILNIEDNECYFDTIPLGMIVVDDSYFVTVCLKENPILNEFAQNRIKGFFTFKKTRFILQLLYRIATYYLRYLKQINRKTDEIEKQLHKSMKNQELFSLLNLEKSLVYFTTSLRANEIVMEKLLRGGFLKMYPEDEDLMDDTIIENKQAIEMAHIYSNILSGMMDAFASVISNNLNMVMKFLTSITIVLAIPTMVASFFGMNVSLPFQNNEHAFTFIILLTLFVSFATTLILAKRKLF